Proteins encoded by one window of Emticicia oligotrophica DSM 17448:
- a CDS encoding T9SS type A sorting domain-containing protein encodes MAKNLQKYLTVLIGIVVLSNVALAQVEKGKSRLDIGKKPTTTAKSSLQKMAFVSKTMPSEVRLNKPSVVNQYFRDALLNGSTRTATAKTSNVEIPATNDKSVGTESNDKLFFNDKLSVSNIYPNPANDYATIDYVITGNVNDASMAFYNLLGHEVANYELDKFDRRLKVQTANWESGIYLYQLVVDGKKVATKKLLVRHN; translated from the coding sequence ATGGCAAAAAATTTACAAAAATATTTAACAGTACTAATTGGAATCGTTGTCTTATCCAACGTTGCTCTTGCTCAAGTTGAGAAAGGCAAATCTCGTTTGGATATCGGCAAGAAACCAACTACCACTGCTAAATCTTCACTTCAAAAAATGGCTTTTGTGAGTAAAACAATGCCATCAGAAGTAAGATTAAACAAGCCTTCTGTGGTAAACCAGTACTTCCGTGATGCCCTATTGAATGGTTCTACAAGAACTGCTACCGCAAAAACATCAAATGTTGAAATTCCAGCTACAAACGATAAAAGTGTAGGAACAGAAAGTAATGATAAGCTATTTTTTAACGATAAACTATCAGTTTCAAACATTTATCCAAATCCAGCCAACGATTACGCTACAATTGATTATGTGATTACCGGTAATGTAAACGACGCCAGTATGGCATTTTATAATTTGCTCGGACACGAAGTAGCTAATTATGAATTAGATAAATTTGACCGCCGATTAAAAGTTCAAACAGCAAATTGGGAGTCAGGTATCTATTTATATCAATTAGTGGTTGACGGAAAAAAAGTAGCTACCAAAAAACTATTAGTAAGACATAACTAA
- the tilS gene encoding tRNA lysidine(34) synthetase TilS, with amino-acid sequence MQNYVIALMLHAFLTYINEQKLFEVTDKVLLTVSGGKDSVVMFELFCRSKLNFAVAHCNFQLRGSESDQDQVFVEQLCRVNKVNFHTQTFDTKAFAKQKKISIEMAARTLRYEWFEQIREEFSYSYIATAHHLNDSIETVLLNLTKGTGIAGLRGILPKKELIIRPLLFASREAIDNFVQENKLQWREDSSNASNDYQRNLIRNEVVPLLKKINPNLDETFARNLERFQSIEADFRKNLSHFKAKVMRESNGVFYIKIANIKYWQSANYFIEELLKEFGFNYFQSKEIFASIDGISGKIFHSETHSLLKDREEFIIYPKLDAEIEKTLLEIQKEDILSGITISFEGNKLRFSLVKAEEFDGKFERNNAIGYFDFEKITFPLTMRRWKEGDSFIPFGMKGQKKISDFLIDKKISLHLKKNIFLLVSAGQIMWVVNYRTDERFRLQRSSKMILKAEII; translated from the coding sequence TTGCAAAATTACGTAATTGCTTTGATGCTTCATGCCTTCTTAACATATATTAACGAGCAAAAATTATTTGAAGTCACCGATAAGGTCTTGCTTACAGTAAGTGGAGGTAAAGATTCAGTGGTAATGTTTGAACTTTTTTGTCGGTCGAAACTAAATTTTGCAGTGGCACATTGCAATTTTCAGTTGAGAGGAAGCGAGTCTGACCAAGACCAAGTATTTGTTGAGCAATTATGCCGAGTAAATAAGGTAAACTTTCACACTCAAACATTCGATACCAAAGCCTTTGCCAAGCAAAAGAAGATTTCGATTGAAATGGCTGCCCGCACACTTCGTTACGAATGGTTTGAGCAAATCAGAGAAGAATTTAGCTACAGTTATATTGCTACTGCCCATCATTTGAATGATAGTATTGAAACAGTTTTGCTCAATCTGACTAAAGGAACAGGCATTGCCGGTTTAAGAGGAATTCTACCCAAAAAAGAATTGATAATTAGGCCATTACTTTTTGCTTCAAGAGAAGCTATTGATAACTTCGTGCAAGAAAACAAACTTCAATGGAGAGAAGATAGTAGCAATGCTTCGAATGATTATCAAAGAAATTTGATTAGAAATGAAGTAGTTCCTTTACTAAAAAAAATAAATCCCAATTTAGACGAAACTTTTGCACGAAATCTCGAACGTTTTCAATCTATTGAAGCCGATTTTAGAAAAAACTTAAGCCATTTCAAAGCTAAGGTTATGCGTGAAAGTAATGGCGTTTTTTATATAAAAATAGCTAATATAAAGTATTGGCAGTCAGCTAATTATTTTATTGAGGAGCTTCTAAAAGAGTTTGGATTTAACTACTTTCAATCAAAAGAAATATTTGCTTCAATTGATGGGATTTCGGGCAAGATTTTTCACTCCGAAACCCATAGTTTATTGAAAGACCGAGAGGAATTTATCATTTACCCAAAACTTGATGCGGAAATTGAAAAAACTTTGCTTGAAATTCAAAAAGAAGATATTCTATCAGGTATAACTATAAGTTTCGAAGGTAATAAACTCCGTTTTTCTCTTGTAAAAGCGGAGGAGTTTGACGGAAAGTTTGAAAGAAATAATGCAATTGGATACTTCGATTTTGAAAAAATTACTTTTCCACTCACGATGCGAAGATGGAAAGAAGGAGATTCGTTTATTCCGTTTGGTATGAAAGGCCAAAAGAAAATTTCTGACTTTTTGATTGATAAAAAGATTTCACTTCATCTTAAAAAAAACATATTTCTTCTCGTATCTGCTGGACAAATTATGTGGGTAGTTAATTATAGAACAGATGAAAGATTTCGACTACAAAGGTCTTCCAAGATGATTTTAAAAGCTGAAATAATATAG
- a CDS encoding OstA-like protein — protein sequence MINNIIKNIAQSQRTALKNVFSSFGKCISLVIVLLIPLFSFGQKPLNPPPAATPNTKINLLSADSLIGVNQQPFYTRQFLGNVSFAHRGAVLYCQTATQNETTNTLEAFGKIRIVQGDTLTITGDTLYYDGNTRFARVLGKKVVLTDKKVSLTTRVVEYDIQKNRAYYPVRGVIVQDSSILKSEKGFYNTRSKIFNYKENVEITNPKYTITSDSLQYNARTKMALFKAPTLIKSKDGDIIANAGSTYNTQTQQSNFKGRSKIVNEDYTLTGDTLSFDQKTESGFAKGNVELVSKKDKVILNGLMGVRDGKAGFTKIMGNALMRNTSERDTLFLRADTLYAYERKDSLIVKTDSLKLGKKEEKSNASKMEKLLAFGHVKVFRTDIQSRCDSLLYDLKDSVIHFFSKPIIWNDKNQSEADTIHVYMKNNKVNRMYMINKGFVIAKDTVQNFNQIKGRKISATFNAQNRIENVVVEGNGESIYYALDDKNKLIGVNRVECSKMNMKFKENQINRIAFLGKPDAKLVPPTELTNDSNRLDGFEWREKEKPTKEEVLGMKIVLKKEEPKNQKEPQK from the coding sequence ATGATTAATAATATTATAAAAAATATAGCTCAGTCTCAAAGAACAGCACTTAAAAACGTGTTCTCTTCTTTTGGGAAATGTATTAGCTTAGTAATTGTACTATTGATTCCACTTTTTTCGTTCGGACAAAAACCTCTTAATCCACCACCAGCGGCCACCCCTAATACAAAAATCAATTTATTAAGTGCAGATAGCTTAATAGGTGTTAATCAACAACCTTTTTATACAAGACAATTCTTAGGTAATGTTTCTTTTGCCCACCGTGGAGCCGTTTTATATTGCCAAACTGCTACACAAAATGAAACAACAAATACCTTAGAGGCTTTCGGGAAAATTAGAATTGTGCAAGGCGATACGCTTACAATTACTGGTGATACGCTCTATTATGATGGGAACACACGTTTTGCCAGAGTATTAGGAAAAAAAGTAGTTCTAACAGATAAAAAAGTAAGTCTTACAACACGTGTAGTAGAATATGATATTCAGAAAAACCGTGCTTATTATCCAGTTCGAGGAGTAATTGTGCAAGATTCGAGTATTTTAAAAAGTGAAAAAGGTTTTTATAATACTCGAAGCAAGATTTTTAATTACAAGGAAAACGTAGAAATTACAAATCCTAAATACACCATTACATCAGACAGTTTGCAGTACAATGCACGCACCAAAATGGCACTTTTCAAAGCTCCTACGCTCATTAAAAGCAAAGATGGAGATATCATAGCAAATGCTGGAAGTACCTATAATACTCAAACCCAACAATCTAATTTTAAGGGTCGTTCTAAAATTGTCAATGAAGATTATACACTTACTGGCGATACTTTAAGTTTCGACCAAAAAACCGAGTCGGGTTTTGCCAAAGGAAACGTAGAATTGGTCTCTAAGAAGGATAAAGTTATCTTAAACGGGCTAATGGGTGTGCGTGATGGCAAAGCAGGTTTTACTAAAATAATGGGCAATGCCCTTATGCGAAATACCTCTGAAAGAGATACGCTTTTCCTAAGAGCCGATACCCTTTATGCCTATGAGCGAAAGGATTCATTAATAGTAAAAACTGATTCCTTGAAACTAGGCAAAAAGGAGGAGAAAAGTAACGCATCGAAAATGGAGAAACTATTAGCGTTCGGGCACGTAAAAGTGTTTCGTACAGATATTCAAAGTCGCTGTGATTCACTGCTTTATGACTTGAAAGATTCGGTAATTCATTTTTTTAGCAAGCCGATTATTTGGAATGATAAAAATCAATCCGAGGCCGATACAATTCACGTATATATGAAAAATAACAAAGTAAATCGCATGTATATGATTAATAAAGGCTTTGTTATTGCGAAGGATACGGTTCAGAATTTTAATCAAATTAAGGGTAGAAAGATTTCGGCAACTTTCAACGCCCAAAACCGAATAGAAAATGTGGTAGTTGAAGGAAACGGTGAAAGTATCTATTATGCACTTGATGATAAAAATAAACTTATCGGTGTAAATAGAGTCGAATGTAGCAAAATGAATATGAAGTTTAAAGAAAATCAAATAAACCGAATAGCATTTTTAGGAAAGCCCGACGCCAAGCTTGTTCCACCAACCGAGTTGACTAATGATAGTAATCGCTTAGATGGATTTGAGTGGCGTGAAAAAGAAAAACCAACCAAAGAAGAAGTGCTGGGCATGAAAATTGTATTAAAAAAAGAAGAGCCCAAAAACCAAAAAGAGCCTCAAAAATAG